The following is a genomic window from Opisthocomus hoazin isolate bOpiHoa1 chromosome 29, bOpiHoa1.hap1, whole genome shotgun sequence.
aggaaggacttggaggtgcttgaccacgcataccccgagctgcttcccacctaggcacatcccctctgcactacctgtttgggggctgtggtgattagggacagggctcagccaaacaagcaaagctgtctctgccagagtgctctccccagaatgaccccagctcttccttcacatattgctgaagtgtgcccacctctcacaccattccctcttaaccacctgcaaaaatctgctgctggcatcacagagtatccacagaagacaagtgacgttctccaaggccaccttctgcctgctctaagcagatatcgggcaccaccttcaggtcaatttttgaaaaccaaagcagcgtggagtgcggtttgtttggggacgtcttctagtgcctatgaagccatgctgcttccaattgcacgtctgtggccacgcatagcaggcagtgcgactgcccgcaccagtgttggcccagaagagcaatgtagctggtagacaccaaggacacggagcctgtcagagggcgttgcggtggcagacagagccagcgtggagcgtgctccatctgtgtttcgctgtgctttgtgcaggacaggatggcagtgcttggctatacttggttgatttggcttgcacatccctgcttgcctgccgcggctgtaagcagattggctcttcagcccccaaccaggtgcctactgcctgtagtagttccgttctgcggtgtcagtttctttgggaaggacctggtggcaagcgactgcgcagagcggggtggcagtgaacttcccaaagaggctatggtgccacacttggttttcccggctagctgttagcaggcagcagtgggaggcaggcgctgctgcctgccacgaggtctgcagagcctcgtcccgcaagcagagcattcagcgggggtctgctgggggtgtccgagcccagcttctgcctcccctcctgctcggaaccctccatgttgcccgcccccccctagaatccaccgtgcccagcacccggaaccagccactctgtgacatcagccacggggccaagggttccctgggcagcgggactgctgcaggcactacgtcggctgctgcactgctggccaccagctctcgcttcttgcagctgccacgtgctgctggcagccatgaattttctccccgtcctggtcctgctggccgtgtgctggccggcgtacggcatgtgggacaactgtgggtaagtggcccgaggctctgggagggagctggggcagcccttgtgggcttcactggcgggtgctcgcttttccccctggccacaccaaagcttcccaaacgccatgtgggagcctcagttccttgccagcagccaggccgctggcacaactcgcctacggggctcaagcacaaacaggggtagatggacgcatgccccacagggttccgcggtcctgctgtccatgcagcgcctggtgggggggaagggggctgacctgcagcttcaacagcagcaagccaccgagcaggacattcatcagtttctgcttacagagggacctgcgggcaccggcccatggattcttactacggcatgtcacgcgtcgtgggtggcaccgatgctcagctaggggcctggccctggatcgtcagcatccagaagcccatcataggaggcatagcgcatgtctgcggagggtcgctcatcagcccacagtgggtgctgacagcagcccactgcttcatcacgcccgggtaaggaggaccagggaacagccccacagcactagcacgtgcccgctccacagcagcacgtgctagcgccatctcgcttccttgcagcacgcccagtgcctgggcactgccaagcccagctgagacactgctcgcgagagggctgggctcacgccacggcttcctagcagcctcccgcccgacactccttgtgcccaaggcgtgctagggcagtcgcaccctccgtagcgctgccttcctctctgccctgtgcagcagaagacaggcaactgctgggctgcttgcagcacgtggctgcgctccctctgacccctctctccacctgccttgcaggcacatcaccatgtggcacgtggtgatcggggccagccacttgactcagctgggccctgagacccaagtgcgcactattaagcggctactggttcacgagcactacaacaacatcacgcagaggaacgacattgccttgctggaattggaccagcctgtcctgtgcggctactacgtgcagcttgcctgtgtgcccgacgcctggctgagagtgtcgcagctgagaagctgctacgtcagtggctggggttccacgactgcaagaggtgagttcccaaaagggagtggtgtcctgagcgcaggctgggcacactggggaggcggggtgggcttcctgacagcagaggcgaaagccagagtcgggctgtggggtgcatgccgatggagaggtgggcctggcccattaccccaagcaagacagaagggagacagcagcggcacagtgcctctggagacgcaaagcccagccctagggcagggcttcagccagacaccgggggggtgggggggaggagaggagaactggcagcgagctgctggctgttaactcctttctgtgctgacagctgggggaccaagttatgtcctgcaggaggccaaggtccgcctcatcgatatcaagctctgcaacagcagccgctggtacggaggggccatccacagccacaacttgtgtgctggctatccgcagggcggcatcgacacctgccaggtaggagcgtgctacaagtccacccccaacagcacaggcagccctgtggcaaccgcccaaacctgccccagcgcgtgctttgcctggcaagtcagcctgccactgctgggtcccctccactcttggggttcacctccccttgcccagatgcaggtccttgcccagggccgcccttgtcccagaggcctggctctctgcccacaaagcccatctagtgctctgggcagcccacagctccagagcccagtcctgcaacatcccccttccacacatccaggatcactgtgcaaagaggacagagagagagccctgcctgactggcccaccaccccctgccagacaagcttctgtaggctccagcacctgagcagagcctttgtgtgcagtcaggacagctctggcagctgctgcgggagagaaggagccagccagagtgctgaccggggccacccaacaccaccttaaccctctctcctccgctgcagggtgacagcggtggtcctctggtctgcaaagataacaccaacgactacttctggcttgttggagtgaccagctgggggagaggctgtgccagaccaaaccagcctggagtctacacctccacgcagcacttctacgactggatcctgctacagatgggactgcgctcagcaagaagagatagtccaacagcacagccatggagtcattttctctccacctcaagcccctctcagaggccaaggccaacaccagcaccaacacagtcgggcagcattagctcctgtccatttccacgccagaagctggtggaattctttactcttctgaaggagctcctgcaattcctcaggggaaaaaaggcttgaggagcaggatcaacaggaaccagcgcaggctgcactggaccatgatcatttccttctggggcaatgcctgctgctccaaaggcagcctcagcatcaaaggcctgctctgtgctgcccgctctcctccctgtggaggatgaagcattaaaggactggggacatgtgagcaatccagcatttctctagaaggccatgaagccttagcctaaggcctcagagccttagcataaggccgcaagagcatccagaggacaaactgcggttggaatgaggaagtaagaatgcagagacaaacaactcccagatgccgaagaggaacttgccgcctgcaagaaggccacgagcactgcgcgtgagctagtgacgcacaccaatcataatcgagttactatgtgagttaaattgattatcaccaatggggaatcgccgcgtatgtagtggggaatataaaagtgagctatctgaggctaataaacggcttgtacgtgatcacattgatcatcgtgtcgagtccggttcttcctccgcaacacttcccagtgcacacaaatgctgaagctgacttagttcttggaataaagttgccaggtttcacagttaaccgtgcctgagtccaattcactctcgtgcgcaaggcaaggatttccacgcccggcaaaatggggctgcaggcagtcaaggagggcacaaagggcaagagtcgctcagcagggctgacaccatggctggtcagacaggagcgtgctcagagccaccatggcatgaagaagactggcacattgaggctagcaagaggatgcaaaataatgatgcgacatgcagacaactctggggatgatgattaggacctggttgaagcctttgctaaatggaaagatgaaagaaagctggcaggagttacagtgccatgaggaagagccagatgtcaccagaagttaagggggaatggtgtgagaggtggccagacttcagcaatatctgaaggaagagccggggtcattctggggagaggactctggcagggacagctgtagccaggaaaccactgcagtaatgccacgcaaggccaagatgacctagctaacagcccctgaaagacccaatctgttcccagatgtgacagacctgggagcaagggggactagtaggcggggctaggtcccttgattgggaggagacaagggcagagaaagtgaggagccaaggaagtcgagggggatgaataagtgtggaaaatggagagaaggggggctcaagaagctcgtccttgagcataagcaaagtgccggttgcttagcttgtttggctgaaccctgtccctactccccacagcctgtccgaccttcttcttgagagccattccacatccttttctgtgtggccccgctctgtacctgctagaggggtgggtctagcggcctggctgctggcgatggcagaagggaacacaggtcatagggaccccgcagttggaaagaccgagtgtctcgggccagctcctggtgggagcgctgtgtgcgtgcgcagtgcactagcgaacctgaagctggcctagctctcgagcaagaggacagagaccttttcagtcccgtgggtggcatgtggctgcaacctacctgactgatcagccccagcattcacagaccttacaagaggaccaggcctgccaaccaccggccacatctccacctgctggagtcaggaaggacttggaggtgcttgaccacgcataccccgagctgcttcccacctaggcacgtcccctctgcactacctgtttgggggctgtggtgattagggacagggctcagccaaacaagcaaagctgtctctgccagagtgctctccccagaatgaccccagctcttccttcacatattgctgaagtgcgcccacctctcacaccattccgtcttaaccacctgcaaaaatctgctgctggcatcacagagtatccacagaagacaagtgacgttctccaaggccaccttctgcctgctctaagcagatatcgggcaccaccttcaggtcaatttttgaaaaccaaagcagcgtggagtgcggtttgtttggggacgtcttctagtgcctatgaagccatgctgcttccaattgcacgtctgtggccacgcatagcaggcagtgcgactgcccgcaccagtgttggcccagaagagcaatgtagctggtagacagcaaggacacggagcctgtcagagggcgttgcggtggcagacagagccagcgtggagcgtgctccatctgtgtttcgctgtgctttgtgcaggacaggatggcagtgcttggctatacttggttgatttggcttgcacatccctgcttgcctgccgcggctgtaagcagattggctcttcagcccccaaccaggtgcctactgcctgtagtagttccgttctgcggtgtcagtttctttgggaaggacctggtggcaagcggctgcgcagagcggcgtggcagtgaacttcccaaagaggctatggtgccacacttggttttcccggctagctgttagcaggcagcagtgggaggcaggcgctgctgcctgccacgaggtctgcagagcctcgtcccgcaagcagagcattcagcgggggtctgctgggggtgtccgagcccagcttctgcctcccctcctgctcggaaccctccatgttgcccgcccccccctagaatccaccgtgcccagcacccggaaccagccactctgtgacatcagccacggggccaagggttccctgggcagcggcactgctgcaggcactacgtcggctgctgcactgctggccaccagctctcgcttcttgcagctgccacgtgccgctggcagccatgaattttctccccgtcctggtcctgctggccgtgtgctggccggcgtacggcatgtgggacaactgtgggtaagtggcccgaggctctgggagggagctggggcagcccttgtgggcttcactggcgggtgctcgcttttccccctggccacaccaaagcttcccaaacgccatgtgggagcctcagttccttgccagcagccaggccgctggcacaactcgcctacggggctcaagcacaaacaggggtagatggacgcatgccccacagggttccgcggtcctgctgtccatgcagcgcctggtgggggggaagggggctgacctgcagcctcaacagcagcaagccaccgagcaggacattcatcagtttctgcttacagagggacctgcgggcaccggcccatggattcttactacggcatgtcacgcgtcgtgggtggcaccgatgcccagctaggggcctggccctggatcgtcagcatccagaagcccatcataggaggcatagcgcatgtctgcggagggtcgctcatcagcccacagtgggtgctgacagcagcccactgcttcatcacgcccgggtaaggaggaccagggaacagccccacagcactagcacgtgcccgctccacagcagcacgtgctagcgccatctcgcttccttgcagcacgcctagtgtctgggcactgccaagcccagctgagagactgctcgcgagagggctgggctcacgccacggcttcctagcagcctcccgcccgacactccttgtgcccaaggcgtgctagggcagtcgcaccctccgtagcgctgccttcctctctgccctgtgcagcagaaggcaggcaactgctgggctgcttgcagcacgtggctgcgctccctctgacccctctctccacctgccttgcaggcacatcaccatgtggcacgtggtgatcggggccagccacttgactcagctgggccctgagacccaagtgcgcactattaagcggctactggttcacgagcactacaacaacatcacgcagaggaacgacattgccttgctggaattggaccagcctgtcctgtgcggctactacgtgcagcttgcctgtgtgcccgacgcctggctgagagtgtcgcagctgagaagctgctacgtcagtggctggggttccacgactgcaagaggtgagttcccaaaagggagtggtgtcctgagcgcaggctgggcacactggggaggcggggtgggcttcctgacagcagaggcgaaagccagagtcgggctgcggggtgcatgccgatggagaggtgggcctggcccattaccccaagcaagacagaagggagacagcagcggcacagtgcctctggagacgcaaagcccagccctagggcagggcttcagccagacaccgggggggtgggggggaggagaggagaactggcagcgagctgctggctgttaactcctttctgtgctgacagctgggggaccaagttatgtcctgcaggaggccaaggtccgcctcatcgatatcaagctctgcaacagcagccgctggtacggaggggccatccacagccacaacttgtgtgctggctatccgcagggcggcatcgacacctgccaggtaggagcgtgctacaagtcc
Proteins encoded in this region:
- the LOC142364771 gene encoding acrosin-like yields the protein CGHRPMDSYYGMSRVVGGTDAQLGAWPWIVSIQKPIIGGIAHVCGGSLISPQWVLTAAHCFITPGHITMWHVVIGASHLTQLGPETQVRTIKRLLVHEHYNNITQRNDIALLELDQPVLCGYYVQLACVPDAWLRVSQLRSCYVSGWGSTTARAGGPSYVLQEAKVRLIDIKLCNSSRWYGGAIHSHNLCAGYPQGGIDTCQGDSGGPLVCKDNTNDYFWLVGVTSWGRGCARPNQPGVYTSTQHFYDWILLQMGLRSARRDSPTAQPWSHFLSTSSPSQRPRPTPAPTQSGSISSCPFPRQKLVEFFTLLKELLQFLRGKKA
- the LOC142364772 gene encoding acrosin-like codes for the protein CGHRPMDSYYGMSRVVGGTDAQLGAWPWIVSIQKPIIGGIAHVCGGSLISPQWVLTAAHCFITPGHITMWHVVIGASHLTQLGPETQVRTIKRLLVHEHYNNITQRNDIALLELDQPVLCGYYVQLACVPDAWLRVSQLRSCYVSGWGSTTARAGGPSYVLQEAKVRLIDIKLCNSSRWYGGAIHSHNLCAGYPQGGIDTCQGDSGGPLVCKDNTNDYFWLVGVTSWGRGCARPNQPGVYTSTQHFYDWILLQMGLRSARRDSPTAQPWSHFLSTSSPSQRPRPTPAPTQSGSISSCPFPRQKLVEFFTLLKELLQFLRGKKA